One Vigna unguiculata cultivar IT97K-499-35 chromosome 7, ASM411807v1, whole genome shotgun sequence genomic region harbors:
- the LOC114191828 gene encoding protein disulfide-isomerase 5-2, with protein MTMRVSVVVSVLLLIQFWPGEAEKFSVDGKVLILDDSNFDSAIASFDHILVDFYAPWCGHCKRLAPELDAAAPVLATLNKPIVIAKVDADKHTSLAKKYDVDAYPTILLFNHGVPTEYRGPRKADLLVRYLKKFAASDVSILDSDSAVNTFVAEAGTFFPIFIGFGLNNTVIEKFGIKYKKNAWFSVAKDFSEDLMVLYDFDKIPALVSLNPQYNERNTFYGPFEDEFLEDFVKQNLMPLVVPISYETLKLVKADGRKIVLTIVEDEDEERSRELTKLLKGAASANRDLVFGYVGVKQMDEFAENFDISTKLPKMVVWDKSDDYLSVVDSESIEGEDQATQITKFLEGYREGRTINNTFSGPSLMRFIHRSFDIRVVYVVVFFVALLMLIQSFSKGGDEYRAVPNQVQVDDASSSVSEAEIKEYKPGDKED; from the exons ATGACGATGAGGGTTTCGGTTGTTGTAAGTGTTCTGTTGTTGATCCAGTTTTGGCCTGGGGAAGCTGAGAAATTTTCGGTGGATGGAAAGGTTTTGATTTTGGACGACTCCAACTTCGATTCCGCCATAGCTTCCTTTGATCACATCTTGGTTGACTTTTACGCTCCCTGGTGTGGTCACTGCAAGCGTCTTGCTCCCGAG TTAGATGCAGCTGCGCCTGTACTTGCAACCTTGAACAAACCCATTGTCATTGCAAAAGTAGATGCAGACAAACATACCAGCCTTGcaaaaaaatatgatgttgA TGCATATCCAACCATTTTGCTGTTTAATCATGGTGTCCCCACCGAATACCGTGGACCAAGAAAGGCAGATTTACTCGTTAGATATCTGAAGAAGTTTGCCGCTTCTGATGTTTCTATTCTGGATTCAGATTCTGCCGTGAATACATTCGTTGCAGAAGCTGGCACTTTTTTCCCCATTTTTATAGGTTTTGGTTTGAACAACACGGTAATAGAAAAGTTTGGCATAAAGTACAAGAAAAATGCATGGTTTTCTGTGGCAAAGGACTTTTCAGAGGATCTCATGGTATTGTATGACTTCGATAAGATTCCTGCATTGGTTTCCCTGAATCCACAGTACAATGAGCGGAACACATTCTATGGACCCTTTGAAG ATgaatttttggaagattttgtTAAACAAAACCTGATGCCTTTGGTTGTGCCGATATCCTACGAAACACTTAAGTTGGTGAAAGCAGATGGTAGGAAAATAGTTTTGACAATTGTTgaggatgaagatgaagaaagaTCAAGAGAACTGACTAAGTTATTAAAGGGTGCTGCATCTGCTAATCGTGACTTAGTATTTGGTTATGTTGGAGTCAAACAGATGGACGAATTTGctgaaaattttgatattagTACTAAACTACCAAAAATGGTGGTTTGGGATAAAAGTGATGATTACCTTTCA GTTGTTGATTCAGAAAGCATTGAGGGGGAGGATCAGGCAACTCAAATCACAAAATTTCTGGAAGGATACAGGGAAGGAAGAACCATAAACAACACATTCAGTGGACCTTCCTTAATGCGATTCATTCATCGGTCTTTTGACATTAGAGTGGTATACGTAGTTGTTTTTTTTGTGGCATTACTGATGCTTATTCAGAGCTTCAGTAAAGGAGGTGATGAGTACCGTGCTGTACCAAATCAAGTTCAAGTTGATGATGCAAGCAGTTCTGTGTCAGAAGCTGAAATCAAAGAGTATAAACCAGGTGACAAGGAAGATTAA
- the LOC114190993 gene encoding receptor homology region, transmembrane domain- and RING domain-containing protein 2 produces MGTLNLLLFFSLVSLCAMAAAKVVLIGNNITLSFDDIEANFAPTVKGSGEYGVLYLAEPLDACTDLTNKVERHPNVSSPFALVVRGGCSFEEKVRRAQKAGFQAVIVYDNEEDGVLVAMAGNSAGIRIHAVFVSKASGEILKKYAGWPNVEIWLIPTFENSAWSIMAISFISLLAMSAVLATCFFVRRHRIRRERPRASLVREFHGMSSRLVKAMPSLIFTAVLEDNCTSRTCAICLEDYCVGEKIRILPCCHKFHAACVDSWLTSWRTFCPVCKRDARTGLTDPPPSESTPLLSSSPASMASSVLSSVRSSLASSSAIQIARTASQTTSVSRNHSIASTPYVHPSPSLRSSYHQSPSLSMSRSSVDLRNASQRSLASHFNSPHSMGYPSLPSLNSRYMTPYIPSPSNASVSYLGSSSHQQHPLRYSESAASFSPFASTHSLPEC; encoded by the exons ATGGGTACGTTGAATCTactcttgttcttctctttgGTGAGTCTATGTGCTATGGCTGCTGCGAAGGTGGTGCTTATTGGGAACAATATTACTCTGTCCTTCGATGATATTGAAGCTAATTTTG CTCCAACAGTCAAAGGTTCTGGAGAATATGGGGTCTTATATTTGGCAGAGCCTCTTGATGCGTGTACAGACCTGACAAATAAAGTTGAACGACATCCCAATGTGAGTTCACCTTTTGCTTTGGTCGTTAGAGGGGGATGTAGCTTTGAGGAGAAAGTCAGAAGGGCACAAAAGGCTGGCTTCCAAGCTGTAATTGTCTATGACAATGAAGAAGACGGTGTCTTGGTTGCAA TGGCAGGAAATTCTGCTGGGATAAGAATACACGCAGTATTTGTATCTAAAGCTTCGGGTGAAATACTAAAGAAATATGCTGGGTGGCCTAATGTGGAAATTTGGCTAATTCCAACTTTTGAAAACTCAGCATGGTCTATCATGGCAATTTCATTTATTTCCCTACTTGCAATGTCTGCCGTGCTGGCCACTTGTTTCTTTGTCCGCAGGCATCGCATAAGAAGGGAAAGGCCTCGGGCTTCTCTTGTTCGTGAATTTCATGGTATGAGTAGTCGCCTAGTGAAAGCAATGCCAAGTTTGATATTTACTGCTGTTTTGGAAGACAACTGTACATCAAGAACATGTGCTATATGCCTTGAAGACTATTGTGTTGGCGAGAAGATCAGGATTCTTCCGTGCTGTCACA AGTTTCATGCTGCATGTGTGGATTCTTGGCTTACTTCATGGAGAACCTTTTGTCCAGTTTGCAAGCGTGATGCAAGAACTGGCTTAACTGATCCACCTCCTTCAGAATCCACACCGTTGCTTTCATCAAGCCCAGCATCTATGGCATCCTCTGTCTTATCTTCTGTGAGATCATCACTAGCTTCATCTTCTGCAATACAAATTGCTCGGACAGCCTCACAGACCACATCTGTTTCTCGTAACCACTCTATTGCCAGTACACCTTATGTTCATCCATCACCATCACTTAGGTCCTCCTACCATCAATCACCCTCCCTAAGCATGAGCCGAAGCTCAGTAGATCTTAGGAATGCATCCCAAAGATCTCTAGCTTCTCACTTTAATTCACCACATTCCATGGGGTATCCTTCTTTGCCATCCCTTAACTCAAGGTACATGACTCCGTATATTCCAAGTCCAAGCAATGCTTCAGTGAGTTATTTGGGTTCATCCAGTCATCAACAACATCCTCTCCGTTATAGTGAGTCGGCTGCAAGCTTCTCACCATTTGCATCGACACACTCCCTTCCAGAATGTTAA